From Cognatishimia activa, one genomic window encodes:
- the uraH gene encoding hydroxyisourate hydrolase, with translation MSGYLTTHVLDTARGCPAEGIEIALYRVSGNSHRKIATAVTNADGRTDAPILPTDQFELGTYELIFFCGDYLRKHGDTQGDVMFLDQIPIRFGMSEQDHYHVPLLLSPFGYSTYRGS, from the coding sequence ATGAGCGGATATCTGACAACTCATGTCTTGGACACGGCGCGGGGCTGTCCCGCCGAGGGGATTGAAATCGCACTGTATCGTGTGTCTGGCAATTCTCATCGCAAAATTGCCACGGCCGTGACCAACGCTGATGGCCGCACGGATGCACCGATCTTGCCTACAGATCAGTTTGAACTAGGCACCTATGAGTTGATCTTCTTCTGCGGAGACTACCTTCGCAAACATGGCGATACGCAGGGCGACGTCATGTTTCTCGATCAAATTCCTATTCGCTTTGGCATGAGTGAGCAGGATCACTATCATGTGCCACTTTTGCTCTCACCCTTTGGTTATTCGACCTATCGCGGCAGCTAA